In Candidatus Peregrinibacteria bacterium, a single window of DNA contains:
- a CDS encoding HD family hydrolase: MSPKSLLHFFFEIGNLRRIKHEGWRLAGVENPESVADHSLRAAQIGYVLAVLEKYKNPEEVCAMLVFHDIGECRVGDIHKVANYYIENVHEERAVSDQLKNLPEIQEKIMKLWKCTEERTGIAGKIAKDADLLEQALTAKEYLELGYKAAETWITTIEKLVHTNSAKELLKGLCAANSYDWLSEAKKKI, translated from the coding sequence ATGTCTCCAAAATCTCTTCTCCACTTTTTCTTTGAAATCGGAAATCTCAGACGTATTAAACATGAAGGCTGGCGTCTTGCCGGCGTTGAAAATCCAGAAAGTGTTGCCGATCACTCTCTGAGAGCGGCACAAATCGGCTATGTGCTCGCTGTGCTCGAAAAATACAAAAACCCTGAGGAAGTTTGTGCTATGCTTGTGTTTCATGACATTGGAGAATGTCGAGTAGGCGATATTCATAAAGTAGCAAATTATTACATCGAAAATGTGCACGAAGAGCGCGCTGTTTCTGATCAACTCAAAAATCTTCCTGAGATTCAGGAAAAAATTATGAAGCTGTGGAAATGTACGGAAGAAAGAACTGGAATCGCCGGAAAAATTGCGAAGGATGCTGACCTCCTCGAACAAGCGCTTACAGCAAAAGAATATCTGGAGCTTGGCTACAAAGCTGCAGAAACATGGATCACAACCATAGAAAAACTCGTACATACGAATTCAGCGAAAGAACTCTTGAAAGGACTTTGCGCTGCGAATTCCTATGATTGGCTGTCAGAGGCAAAAAAGAAGATATAG
- a CDS encoding prephenate dehydratase: MPFTIGIQGDAGSTNEKACKFFARKYQWKNFEIRYLITTENVLRALENNKISYGTFAWKSSRNGLVEETQKAIKKYQFEKIDEVVLPSDHVLLANSKIDSEKVVHIFSHPQALEEHKSFLEKHFAKFSLHEEIDTAFAAKKLSQNEYPQNSLVLAPKSCAKIYGLKIFLENIPTNKGYETTIYLVKK; encoded by the coding sequence ATGCCATTTACCATTGGAATTCAGGGAGACGCTGGCAGTACAAATGAAAAAGCGTGCAAGTTTTTTGCGAGAAAGTATCAGTGGAAAAATTTTGAAATTCGTTATTTGATCACCACTGAGAATGTTTTGCGTGCCCTCGAAAACAACAAGATTTCTTATGGAACATTCGCGTGGAAGTCATCGCGAAATGGACTTGTGGAAGAAACTCAAAAAGCAATAAAAAAATACCAATTTGAAAAAATAGATGAAGTAGTGCTTCCATCCGACCATGTTCTCTTGGCAAATTCTAAAATTGATTCCGAAAAAGTAGTTCATATTTTTTCTCATCCGCAAGCTTTGGAGGAACATAAAAGTTTTCTTGAAAAACATTTTGCGAAGTTTTCTCTTCATGAAGAAATTGACACTGCTTTCGCGGCGAAAAAACTTTCACAAAATGAGTATCCTCAAAATTCTCTCGTTCTCGCTCCAAAATCCTGCGCAAAAATATATGGACTCAAAATATTTCTCGAGAATATTCCGACAAACAAAGGATATGAAACGACAATTTACCTCGTAAAAAAATAA